One Vagococcus intermedius genomic window, CAACTCGTGCCATGACCTTATAAAATTGCTTCTCGGTGATGTGACGGTCTGGGTGAGTCGTTGAGGGAAACAACCACTCAGAATTAAGATTTTGTTGGACCAGCCAATCATGATAAATTAATAAATCTTGTTGTACTGGTTTCAAATATAACGTATTCGCTTTTCCTGTTTTTTTATCATGAATAAAAGCCGTGCTTTTGATAGAACCATCTGGGTTAAAGACATCGGATTTTTTTAATTTCATGACATCACTCACACGGAGTAGTGTGGCCTTACCGACTTGGAAGATCGTATAGTTACGACGGCCAGCCCGAAAACTATCAAGTAACGTATCTTGAACCATTGTTAAGATATTTGAATCTTTAATTGGAAGAACGATTTGTTGAACCACGAACGTACTCCTTTCTAAAAATAATCTATTCAATTTTTTGTCGAGTTTTCATTTTAGCTCTACTATATCAAGGTCTATTATATCATTAAGCAAAAAAACAACCCCTATAATCTAATCATAAGATTATAGGGATTGTTTTAACAGTATTTACGAGGGGTTATTATCTAATTATAGACCCTCTAAAAATAGAACTTTTCTATTATTCCATTGGTTTAACTTTCTCCTCAATAAAATTAATCTCATTTGTCAAAAGATTGTATTTTAGATATAGTTGTTGATCAATATCAGATATTGACTTTTCCCAGTCAATATCTGATGTTCGTTTAAAGTTTTGTAGGGGAATATGCGCCCATTTTGCTGGAGGATTATCCTGTGTTATTTTTAATATTCCAAGTAAAGCACGAGCAAATTTTGTTTTAATGTATTTCATACAATTTTCTGCTTCAATTTTTGTCTCAAATTGTCCAATGCTGATAAAAGTAGGTGTAGCTGATGTGAGAGGAGTACCTATAAGAGGGGTACTAATTACTTCACCAATCGCACCACTTCCATTGGCTTTGGGTACAAAAACTTTGTACTTCTCAATATTGTTTTTTGAATAACGAGGGGTCATATATTTTTTTTCGATCCATCGCCAAACACGTTTTGACTTATACAGTCCAATAATTTTATAGTAATTTTCTTTATCTATAGGTTCTTCATGTAGAAAAACTTTATCCAATGATTCAAACGTTGATGATTTTAGTTCATACTCTTCATTTGCATTTAAAGTTTTAACGTCCGGATATTTAATCTGAATT contains:
- a CDS encoding site-specific integrase → MVQQIVLPIKDSNILTMVQDTLLDSFRAGRRNYTIFQVGKATLLRVSDVMKLKKSDVFNPDGSIKSTAFIHDKKTGKANTLYLKPVQQDLLIYHDWLVQQNLNSEWLFPSTTHPDRHITEKQFYKVMARVGDLLGINYLGTHTMRKTGAYRVYTQSNYNIGLVMHLLNHSSEAMTLTYLGLDQASRETMLDQIDFG